GATTCGCAATACCAAAGCCTTGATTTTAAGTTATGAAGCAACAGCAGGTAGTTCAGGCCCCTTGCATCTCGCTCTCTCTCAGGGGAAACCTGTGATTGCACCTGATTTTGGAGATTTTCGCCTGGTCGCAGAACATGAGGGCGCAGAACTGATCTTTTACCATCACCAAGACATCGCAAATTTTGAAAAAGTCTTTGAAGCTGTTATTCTCAATAAACTTGACCTCGCGAAAATGGGACGCCATAACCTCAATATCGCCAAAGTCAATTCGGCAGAAAATATTGCCCGTCGCTATCTGAATCTTTTGCTCTCGGTAAGCCATGCACCCCATGGTTTTGCCCCTGCTCTCATGCAGAAAGTATTACCTCACGCCAAAGCACAAGCAAAGGCATCGCCAGATTTTCCGCTGGCGGGTTAATGAAAGGATTAAATTTATGAAAAAGCTAGAAAAAAAGATGAGGCCCCAGGTTTGGACTCAAGGTTTCGCTGTTGCACTTATTCTTGCAATCTCTGCCTGTTCCAATCAGATCTCTTCAGGTATTTCCCCCCAGGCCCCGACACTCTCACAACCCGCAGCCCTGAGCGTCCCCGTCTCTTCTGAGATCAACCGTTTTGGGCTCTCCCCCCGCAATCAGGACATGGTCAAACTGGCCCGCCAATATATGCAAACCCCGGCTTTTTTAGAGAGCTTGCGCTTGGGAGCAGGCAGCCAATTTTCAGTGCAGAATCTGAAACAAGACTTCAGTATTCAGGCCAAGCGCGACCTAACCCCCCGTATGTACGCTGCCCTGAGCAATAATCAGCTCTATGAAATCGACCCCAGCACCTATGCGATTACGGCACTCACCACAGGTCTGGTCAACAATATGTACGGTTTGGCCCGTGATCCGATCAGCAACGATGTCTTTTATATGAAGGATACTGCTCCCTATACCTTGTACAAATGGAATCGAACCACCAATACCCATACCGCAGTCGGTGATTTGCCGGTTGCCAGTGGCAATACCCTCTATCGCCTGGGTTTTGCCCCCAGTGGAGAACTCTATCTGGCGAATAATCAAGGTCTGTTTGTGGTCGATACCAGCAACGCACAGATCATGTCAGTCATGACAGCCGCAGAAGGTGTACAGACCGGCACGGGTGGAGACTTGGCCGTCAATGCGGCCGGTAAGATTTATATGGCGATCAATAAAATCATTTATTTAATCGATCCGACGGCCAAAACCAGTACCCAAATTGGCAATTTTACGAATATGAGCGGCAATATTTCAGGCATGGGTTTTACTGCCGATGACCGTTTGCTGGTGACCAGTCTGGATTCTAAAATCTATGAAATAACCAATTACACCACCAGCCCTGCCGCGGTAGAACGAACCGTATTGAGTGGCGTTACAAATGCTGTGGATTTAAGCTCTGCAGTGGTTAACGCTTGCCCCGTCATGACAGCAGGCCGACCTGACTACCCCACCCTGCTTTTCAACGATGATTTTTCCACCATGCCCGCCAATTTTGCCAATCTGGCGGGAGAAACCAATCCCGATACCAGCAGTGGCTGGTTACAGTGGAATACCGATTATTACCCCACGGGCAAAGGCGTTCTGCCCTGGAACCCAGGCCCAGGCCAGGCGACCAGTCTGAGAAATATTCCAGGTGAATATGCCAGCACCCCTGGCGACCCCCGCCCCAATATGTTGGAAACCGCCATTTCGCGTAAGGTTCCGCTCAAATACAAAGCCGGTGATAAACTGATCGCCAAACTGAAAGTGGCCCCCACCTTTTCAGATCAGGCCAGTGATACCACCCTGATGATTACCTTCGACGACCCCTCTGAAACCGTGGCCGTAAGCAGTACCATTCGTGGCGATAAAGCCAGTGGTGGCGAATTGTATGTTGAAGCCGTCATCCCCTCCTGTGCAACCGAAGCCACCGTGATTGGCATGGCGTATCTGGGTGAAAATGAAACCTCATCCGTCACCTTTGAAAAGGCCTCTCTGGAATTTATCCCCCAGAACTACTATACCCAAACCACGCTCTTAAACGAGCCCTTTGATACCAGCACCACCCACGCCACCTATGGCACCAATTTCCCTGCCGGCATGGACGAGCAATTTGGCGCTTATGATCTGTATACAGTCGCCAATTGGCCGACCACACCCGGAGATTTGGCTGTTACAGCCGCAAACCCCAATGCGGCTTCGGGTTATGGAGGGCTGGTTAAACGGGTAAATTTACCCACGTATACCAGTACTGACAGCATCAGCGCCAAGCTTTTCACCGCCAGCACCTTTACTGACGCAGCCAGTGAAGCCTCCCTGCTGATCGATTTCTTCAATGCCGCAGACCAAAAGCTTGGCAGCCTCAATGCCACCAAAGTCACCGCCAAGCAATGGCGCTGGCTGCAAATTGATCGGGGCAGCATTCCCAGTGGGGCCACCTATGCCAAGATCGTACCGATTCTCAGCCTGGGTGCCAGCGAAACCGGCTCTCTGCTCTGGGATCGTCTGGAAATGTCACTGACCAGTACCCAGCCCCCTGCTCCACCCACCTCCCTGGTGCTCAACAGCCCCAGTTCGGGCAGCTTCACAACCGGCGACAGTATCGCTTTGAAAGCCACCCCAGATAAAGTACTCAGCGGCATGAGCGTGCTCTTTGTCGATGGCAGTGGCAATACACTGGCTACCGGTACAAAGCAGATGGATGGCAGTTTTACCGCCTCTTGGACCGCTGCAACAGCCGGCAGTTATACTGTAATCGCCCAGGCCAAGGATCTAAATGGCAATTTACTCCTGAGTTCCAGCCCAGCCAGTGTGACCGTGGTGGCCCCTTCAATCTCTATCACGGCCCCCAGCTCTGGCTGGAGTATTGTCCGCAACAGTAAAGGCGGCAGCCTGAGTCTCAGTGCTACTGCAACGGGGGTTCCCAGCGGTGGCTCGGTCAAGTTTGAAATCCAGGATTCTACAGGTACGGTGATTTCTACCCGCACCGCCACCAATACCAGTGGAAACATCTGGGATGCGACCTGGGGCAGCACCAATACCCGTGCCAATTATGATGTTTACGCTAAAATCCTGAACGCCAGCGGCACAACACTCGCCACGGCAGGCCCGATCTCAGGCTCAGTCAATTAGCACCCAAAGCGCTTGTGTGCTAGCATACAGCCAGAAATCATGTCTGGCTGTATGCTGAATTTATGCAAGAATCCCATCTTCGCCAACTCTATCTTGAGCTGCTCAAGAAAGTGCTAGGTGATTTTATCTATGATCTCGACGCAACAGGGTCTGAAAAGCCCCCCCCCTTGACCTGGGCCGACCCTCGCACAGGACGCAAATACACCTTGCAAACCATGGCCGAGTATAAATACAATGGGCTGATTTTTCCACGTCAGGCCCATACCATGATTGGTATGAAACGCCTAAATAATCTTCAATATTGCGTTGAAGAAGCACTGAAACAGAATATTCCGGGTGATCTGCTGGAAGCTGGCGTTTGGAAAGGCGGGGCCTGTATCCTGATGCGTGCCCTATTAAAAGCCTATGGCATCAACAACCGCAAGGTCTGGGTCGCCGATTCCTTTGCCGGTTTTTTACCTGAGGATTTGAAAACTTCAGGGCTCGACCCCACCAGCACAAACCAAAACAGCATTTCCCAGGAAAAAGTTAAAGCCCATTTCAAGGCCTATGATCTGCTCGATGATCAGGTCTGTTTTCTACCCGGCTATTTTCATGAGACCTTGCCAGAGGCGCCTGTCGAGAAATTGGCAGTCCTCCGGCTGGATGCTGATTTTTATAACCCCACCCAGGAAATACTGACCCACCTTTACCCACGCTTAAGTCCGGGGGGGTTTATTATTATTGATGATTACCATATCTTTGAAGAGTGTCGGCAGGCTGTTTTGGACTATCGACAGACCCATCAGATCAAAGAACCCATCCACAGAATTGACCCGGCTGCTGTTTACTGGCAAAAAAAGAAAGAGAATCTTACGGAGCCCTTGCTCCTGGAAAAGGCTGATCTATAATGAATACTATGAAAAAAATGCAGATTTTATCACTCGGACTTCTTCTCAGTGGCCTCTGGCTCAACCCGCCAGCTCAGGCTGCGGATCGTGTGACTGAATTTACCGCCACACGTGAAAAACACCGCCCAGATGGCCGTCTTTATTCACAATCCGCAAGGGCCTTTAAGTTTTATGAGCAGGGCCTGACTGCCTTGAAAGAAAAAAAAGCGGATCAAGCCATAGAGCTTTTTACCAAAGCTCTGCGCAGCTATCCCAGCTATGCAGAAGCCTTTTATGAGCGGGGCAATGCCTATCTGGTAAAAAAAGCCCCCGAACAGGCTTTGGCTGATTTTTCAAAAGTCATTGAACTACAAGCCCGTCCTCTCATGGTAGACGCCTATAATAACCGTGGGTATATCTACAATGACCTGCTCAACCAATACGAAAAAGCAGTTGTCGAT
The window above is part of the bacterium (Candidatus Blackallbacteria) CG13_big_fil_rev_8_21_14_2_50_49_14 genome. Proteins encoded here:
- a CDS encoding macrocin O-methyltransferase; protein product: MQESHLRQLYLELLKKVLGDFIYDLDATGSEKPPPLTWADPRTGRKYTLQTMAEYKYNGLIFPRQAHTMIGMKRLNNLQYCVEEALKQNIPGDLLEAGVWKGGACILMRALLKAYGINNRKVWVADSFAGFLPEDLKTSGLDPTSTNQNSISQEKVKAHFKAYDLLDDQVCFLPGYFHETLPEAPVEKLAVLRLDADFYNPTQEILTHLYPRLSPGGFIIIDDYHIFEECRQAVLDYRQTHQIKEPIHRIDPAAVYWQKKKENLTEPLLLEKADL